In Lotus japonicus ecotype B-129 chromosome 5, LjGifu_v1.2, one genomic interval encodes:
- the LOC130721172 gene encoding uncharacterized protein LOC130721172, translating to MDVEFDLESGGNSSEEDVTNALYLSDRESKSAFHGVLNFDGSDKGEIGVESCSNSTNSGDVVVVDEDNLELLVGKGQLPYVNGNPARQKVKLVNPRKPSKPPLPPRGPSLDAGDQKFVKELAELALRKRARIKKMKAVRKMKASKSSSSSSYTNLSAMVITVFFFLVIILHGIRSASSAAVGLIASPETAVAAHEGLISVQYPMNFDTNVGVSPGSEYPVLQER from the exons ATGGACGTTGAATTTGACCTAGAAAGTGGTGGGAATTCCAGCGAAGAGGATGTAACCAATGCTCTTTATCTCAGTGATAGAGAATCCAAGAGTGCTTTTCATGGGGTTCTGAATTTTGATGGTTCAGACAAGGGTGAAATTGGGGTAGAGTCATGTAGCAATTCAACAAATTCAGGTGATGTTGTGGTTGTGGATGAAGATAATTTAGAATTGTTGGTGGGCAAAGGGCAATTGCCTTATGTAAATGGTAATCCTGCAAGACAGAAGGTTAAGCTCGTGAACCCGAGAAAGCCTTCGAAACCTCCTCTGCCTCCTAGAGGGCCATCACTGGATGCTGGTGATCAGAAGTTTGTCAAGGAGCTCGCTGAGCTTGCGTTGAGGAAGCGCGCGAGGATTAAGAAAATGAAAGCAGTGAGAAAGATGAAAGCAAGCAAGTCGTCGTCATCGTCCTCATATACCAATCTTTCTGCCATGGTCATCAcagttttcttctttcttgttaTAATACTCCACG GAATCAGATCTGCAAGTAGTGCTGCGGTTGGGTTAATTGCTTCCCCTGAGACAGCAGTTGCAGCACATGAAGGGTTGATTTCAGTGCAGTATCCCATGAACTTTGATACCAATGTAGGAGTTTCACCTGGCTCTGAATATCCAG TTCTGCAGGAAAGATGA